A stretch of Lathyrus oleraceus cultivar Zhongwan6 chromosome 6, CAAS_Psat_ZW6_1.0, whole genome shotgun sequence DNA encodes these proteins:
- the LOC127097692 gene encoding guanylate kinase 1, with amino-acid sequence MGGAPTLIHQDQQNGASNGSELKDGTFQTSTTIGNKTYVIGGADSETLSIDVRIFDKCLGEWVNPTVLGTKPLSCEGHSVVLLKDRIIVLKKNPKPDDHTWFLEVDTQYVRRQKKKLGTEVVAWSKGVIGNVEKPVVISGPSGVGKGTLISKLMKEFPSMFGFSVSHTTRAARGMEKDGVHYHFSEKSIMEKEIKDGKFLEFASVHGNLYGTSVEAVEMVSDAGKRCILDIDVQGARSVRASSLEAIFIFICPPTMEELERRLRKRGTETEEQVLKRLRNAQAEIEQGKSSGIFDFILYNDKLAECYDSLKKLLGLDGYVTPPPNPAAREFNLPMDYSVCKLDDRIIIYDNSLELENIIMLDVSSLEGGAPGRTRGLDFIRMEQLHIQ; translated from the exons ATG GGAGGAGCACCAACACTCATTCATCAAGACCAGCAGAATGGAGCTAGTAATGGTTCTGAATTAAAAGATGGAACTTTCCAAACATCTACCACCATTGGCAATAAAACG TATGTCATTGGTGGAGCTGATAGTGAAACTCTGTCCATTGATGTTCGAATTTTCGACAAGTGTCTTGGAGAATG GGTTAATCCAACTGTGCTAGGCACTAAACCTTTGTCATGTGAAGGTCACTCAGTGGTGTTATTGAAAGACCGAATCATAGTTCTTAAGAAGAATCCTAAGCCAGATGATCATACATGGTTTCTGGAG GTAGACACTCAATATGTCAGGCGACAGAAAAAGAAATTGGGGACTGAGGTTGTTGCATGGAGTAAGGGTGTGATAGGAAATGTTGAGAAGCCTGTTGTTATTAGTGGTCCTTCTGGAGTAGGTAAAGGAACATTGATATCAAAGCTCATGAAGGAATTTCCATCCATGTTTGGTTTCTCTGTGAGCCACACAACCCGTGCCGCAAGAGGTATGGAGAAAGATGGAGTCCATTATCATTTTTCTGAGAAGAGTATTATGGAGAAAGAGATCAAAGATGGAAAGTTTCTCGAGTTTGCTTCTGTGCATGGTAATCTGTATGGGACCAGTGTCGAGGCTGTTGAAATGGTATCGGATGCAGGGAAA AGGTGTATTCTCGATATTGATGTTCAAGGGGCAAGATCAGTGAGGGCTAGTTCTCTCGAAGCGATATTCATCTTTATCTGTCCCCCGACAATGGAAGAACTGGAGAGGCGTCTTCGTAAAAG AGGAACGGAGACAGAAGAGCAGGTCTTAAAACGATTACGAAATGCTCAGGCCGAGATTGAGCAAGGGAAGTCATCAGGCATATTTGATTTCATCTTATACAATGACAAACTTGCCGAGTGCTATGATAGTCTAAAG AAATTATTGGGACTTGATGGTTATGTCACTCCTCCACCTAATCCAGCTGCAAGAGAGTTCAATCTCCCAATGGATTATTCAGTATGCAAACTTGATGACAGAATCATCATATACGACAACTCTTTAGAACTAGAGAACAT AATAATGTTAGACGTGTCCTCGCTTGAAGGCGGTGCACCTGGCAGGACAAGAGGGTTGGATTTCATTCGGATGGAACAACTTCACATTCAATGA
- the LOC127097694 gene encoding protein ROOT PRIMORDIUM DEFECTIVE 1 codes for MRLLIFRISNFVKQNLENSQWIHHHQHNPNFNPIREMSQSTSIPKKQLRIRDHGYDNYMEIEKKTRKVLKFQNLILSEPNQSIPIPRLETLAHRIGFTRHESSAFLLKFPHVFEIFEHPVQRILFCRLTRMAILQIEQERLVLADQVSQAVTRLRKLLMMSNGLRLRLEHVRIARSALGLPDDFEYSVVLRYPELFRLIDAKETRNKYIELVEFDPKLGTCAIEDAREKVYRERGSDAEDVRFSFLIDFPPGFKISKYFRIAMWKWQRLPYWSPYEDVSGYDLRSIEAQKRMEKRAVATIHELLSLTVEKKITLERIAHFRMAMHLPKKLKEFLLQHQGIFYVSTRGNHGKLHTVFLREAYRKGELVEPNDLYLARRKLAELVILSPRKARVDRELVGYRRSKLDDEMGQVTRAYVEDACEDFKVGNGVGQGEDAEDDLSSDIGSDVDSGDEDDDFDGSVSMQRKSLE; via the coding sequence ATGCGACTCTTAATTTTTCGCATCTCCAATTTCGTAAAGCAAAATCTCGAAAATTCACAATGGATTCATCACCACCAACACAACCCCAATTTCAATCCCATCAGAGAAATGTCACAATCTACCTCAATCCCCAAAAAACAACTAAGAATTCGCGATCATGGCTACGACAATTATATGGAAATTGAGAAGAAAACTCGAAAAGTCCTCAAATTTCAGAACCTTATCCTCTCTGAACCCAATCAATCGATCCCAATCCCTCGTCTCGAAACCCTAGCTCATCGCATAGGCTTCACGCGCCATGAATCCAGCGCGTTTCTTCTTAAATTCCCGCACGTGTTCGAAATCTTCGAGCACCCAGTTCAGCGCATCCTCTTCTGTAGGTTAACCCGTATGGCCATTCTTCAGATTGAACAGGAGCGTCTCGTGCTTGCAGATCAAGTTTCGCAAGCTGTCACGCGCCTCCGCAAGCTCCTCATGATGTCGAATGGTCTCCGATTACGCCTCGAGCATGTGAGGATTGCGCGATCAGCCCTTGGGCTCCCGGATGATTTTGAATACTCGGTTGTTTTGAGGTACCCTGAATTATTTAGGTTAATTGACGCTAAAGAAACTAGGAACAAGTACATTGAGCTTGTTGAATTTGACCCTAAGTTAGGAACATGTGCAATTGAAGATGCTAGGGAGAAAGTTTATAGAGAGAGAGGTAGTGATGCTGAAGATGTTAGGTTTTCGTTTTTGATTGATTTTCCACCTGGTTTTAAGATAAGCAAGTATTTTAGGATTGCAATGTGGAAGTGGCAAAGGCTACCTTATTGGTCACCTTATGAGGATGTTTCTGGGTATGACTTGAGGTCAATTGAGGCACAGAAGAGAATGGAGAAAAGGGCTGTTGCCACCATTCATGAATTGTTATCCTTGACCGTGGAGAAGAAGATTACTTTGGAGAGAATTGCGCATTTTCGGATGGCAATGCACTTGCCAAAAAAGTTGAAGGAATTTTTGCTTCAGCATCAGGGGATTTTCTACGTCTCCACCAGAGGGAATCATGGGAAGCTTCACACTGTTTTTCTTAGGGAGGCTTATAGGAAAGGTGAGTTGGTTGAACCTAATGATTTGTATTTGGCGCGACGGAAGCTTGCCGAGCTTGTGATTTTGAGCCCTCGGAAAGCTAGGGTTGATAGGGAATTGGTTGGATATAGGAGGAGCAAGTTAGATGATGAAATGGGGCAAGTAACAAGAGCATATGTTGAGGATGCTTGTGAAGACTTTAAGGTTGGAAATGGTGTTGGACAAGGTGAGGATGCAGAAGATGATTTGTCATCAGATATTGGTTCTGATGTTGATTCCGGAGATGAGGATGATGATTTTGATGGTAGTGTATCAATGCAAAGGAAATCGCTCGAGTGA